The Salvelinus namaycush isolate Seneca chromosome 26, SaNama_1.0, whole genome shotgun sequence genomic sequence AATAATAACTCAACAAGACAGCATCCAAAGAGATCAAACCTGACCATCACTGTTGCTGCAGAGGAAGTTGAATCTCTTAGTCTCAGGCTTGCCAACCCACTGACCCCTGACTCACAATCTCACCATCAGagaggtgaagggagagagagaggggtagaggtgtagagagagaggggtagaggtgtagagagagaggggtagaggtgtagagaggggtagaggtgtagagaggggtagaggtgtagagaggggtagaggtgtagagagagaggggtagaggtgtagagaggggtagaggtgtagagaggggtagatgtgtagagaggggtagatgtgtagagaggggtagaggtgtagagagagaggggtagaggtgtagagagagaggggtagaggtttagagggggtagaggtgtagagaggggtagaggtgtagagagagaggggtagaggtgtagagaggggtagaggtgtagagaggggtagaggtgtagagagagaggggtagaggtttagagaggggtagaggtttAGAGAgtggtagaggtgtagagaggggtagaggtgtagagagagaggggtagaggtttagagaggggtagaggtttagagaggggtagaggtgtagagaggggtagaggtgtagagaggggtagaggtgttgataggggtagaggtgtagagaggggtagaggtgtagagaggggtaggtagagagagaggggtagaggtgtagagagggatagagaggggtagaggtgtggAGAGGTGTAGATgtgtagagaggggtagatgtgtagagaggggtagagatatagagaggggtagaggtgtagagaggggtagaggtgtagagaggggtagaggtgtagagaggggtagaggtgtagagagagaggggtagaggtttagagaggggtagaggtgtagaggggggtagaggtgtagagagagaggggtagaggtgtagagaggggtagaggtgttgataggggtagaggtgtagagaggggtagaggtgtagagaggggtaggtagagagagaggggcagaggtgtagagagggatagagaggggtagaggtgtagagaggggtagatgtgtagagaggggtagatgtgtagagaggggtagagatgtagagaggggtagaggtgtagagaggggtagaggtgtagagaggggtagaggtttagagaggggtagaggtttagagaggggtagaggtgttgatagtggtagaggtgtagagaggggttgaggtgtagaggtgtagagagagaggggtagtggtgtagagaggggtagaggtgtagagaggggtagaggtgtagagaggggtagaggtgtagagaggggtagaggtgtagagaggtttAACACATCAAAAGAAAGAGATCACATCTCACCAGTACTGTTGCTGCAGATGAAGTTGAATCTCTCAGTCTCAGACTTCCCGACCCACTGACCCCCGTCTCTCTGTATGGCCCCCGTGTTCCCACACTGCTCCTTGATGGTGTCGTAGCCCTCCCCGTCGGACCAGTTGTGGTAGCAGGACTCTTCTCCATTGACCCAGAACCAGAAGTCCAGGGTGCAGGTGTACCTCAGGCCCAGCCAGACGAAGGGAGTGGAGGCCTTCTTGGCTCTCTGTTGGACCCAGTGCTGGATGTTCTGGTTGTGGACAGACACCAGCTCCATGTCCAGATCTCTGCAGTGCCACAGGGCTTCTGACCACGTCTTGTTCTCTGAGACCAGGACCAGTTCAtctggaggaagaagagggggacACAGAGACTCATGATAATTGTTAATATATTAAGTTCACTTTGATTCTAAGACCTACGTCGTTGTACATGAATGTTCAGTCCTTCTCATCACAACGTTACCAAATGTTAAACGTAAGTCTATATTGAGGATTTAAAGTGTTGGTCAGCGGCTCACCGTCATAGCAGATAAAATTAGAGTTGGTGGTACAATCCTGATATTTCCACTTTCCAGAAGAGAAAGTAACTTCACCACAGAACTCTCCGTCCTGATAACTCCCATCTGCCATGTTTGCCTTGAATGTTTCCCAGCTCTTGAAAGAGGAGCCACTCTGGTCAGACCACCTCCAGACTCCAAGAGATTTCTTCAAGCCAATCCACACTCTGTAGATACCATTGATGTCAGGTAAGATACTCTTGATGGCGTCCCTCTCTGTTGTGTTCCTCACACTGGCCAGGTCTGTGTGGTATTGCTGACAATAGCTGTGAGCATCACTCCAAGACTTATATTCCGTGATGAGAATGTACTTATTGGTCGCATTTTGGTCTATTTGGAAGAAAAAAAAGCTATAACAAAATACAAATACAGATAATacataaatagttttttttttatgaataaaATGTGAATCTCTTATCTGAATAAAATGATTTGGTATGTGACAACATcgttgattgatgaggaaatggTCAGGGGAACTCACCATCATAGCAGACAAAATAAAATGTTCTGCTACAGTCTAAATTTTGCCAAGTCGCATTTAGCAACATATACACACAGGACTCATTGTTGTTGGGATCATTATTTGGTTGATGATCATCCCAAAACCCATTCCCCTCTAACTCGCTGTTTCCCAGAGACCACCTCCAGACGTTGTTATACAGCCCTATCCAGGCTGATCCTGTTTTACTGAGCTTCTTCATATCTGCCATGTCCTCATCTATGGTGGCCAGGTCAGTGTAGTTCTGTCTGCAGATATTCTGAGCTTCAGTCCAGGTCTTTTTCATGTTCACAAAGTGGAACTGATGAGGGAGGcatgaggggaggatggacagccctgtggagaacaaaccaacattatgagaggaggatggacagccctgtggagaacaaaccaacattatgagaggaggatggacagccctgtggagaacaaaccaacattatgaggggaggatggacagccctgtggagaacaaaccaacattatgacaggaggatggacagccctgtggagaacaaagcaacattatgaggggaggatggacagccctgtggagaacaaaccaacattatgacaggaggatggacagccctgtggagaacaaaccaacattatgagtggaggatggacagccctgtggagaacaaaccaacaatatgagaggaggatggacagtcctgtggagaacaaaccaacattatgaggggaggatggacagccctgtggagaacaaaccaacattatgaggggaggatggacagccctgtggagaacaaaccaacattatgagtggaggatggacagccctgtggagaacaaaccaacattatgaagggaggatggacagccctgtggagaacaaaccaacattatgaggggaggatggacagccctgtggagaacaaaccaacattatgagaggaggatggacagccctgtggagaacaaaccaacattatgaggggaggatggacagccctgtggagaacaaaccaacattatgaggggaggatggacagccctgtggagaacaaaccaacattatgagaggaggatggacagccctgtggagaacaaaccaacattatgagagtGCAAATAAAAAACACCCACAGACGCACATGAACACACACGTACAGAAATTAACACTTACCTGAGAAAACAAGGAGGAGGGACAGAGTTTGGTCCATCCCTGGAGATTGGAGGGAAAACagatgttaaaacttcttgtcaatatgggggcgctgtttccactttgtaaaaaatcgtgcccaaattaaactgcctcatactctattctagatcgtacaatatgcatattattattactattggatagaaaacactctcaagtttctaaaagcgtttgaattatatctgtgagtaaaacagaactcattttgcagcaaacttcctgacaggaagtgaaaactctgaaatcgaggctctgttccagggccttcctattcaattgcttgaaatctatggatatacatgcacttcatacgccatccactagatgtcaacaggcagtggaaggtggaatggggtgtctagcttgatctgaggtcgaaaaagagctcttggaatgacgtgaccccaatttcctttgtctgccaaggcgcgggaaggacatcagcattggcttctgaaaagcgttcggtatagacggctaatatctccggctttgattttatttgctaaatgtgataatatcatcgtaaagtatgttttttcaatatagttttatcagattattcaacgtttatcgggagttttggagttttccgttctctgcgttaggtgaagatggacatcttcgcgccacttggctagctaagttcgacaggagaagaggacattctaaaaccaaacaacgatttattctggacaaaggactccttgtacaagattctgatggaagctcagcaaaagtaagaaccatttatgatgttatttcgtatttctgtggaaaaagTTTAGTCCTATTTTgcttcctttttgcgggcgctgtctcgctataacgtaagctgtttgttatggtaaagttattttaaaaaatctaacacggcgaatgcattaagaactagtgtatctttcatttgctgtccaacatgtattttttagtaaagtttatgatgagttctttgattagattaggtgactgtccaaaatatctccggagattctggtgaatcgatgctacatattcacaatgtataaccacggtttgcagctcaaaatatgcacattttcgaacaaaacatacgtgtattgtataacctgatgttataggatctgatgaagttggtcaaggttagtgattaattttatatcttttgctgtttttttgcgatcgctaccttttgctgctgacaaatgcatttgtgtgtttggctattgtggtaagctaatataatgctatattgtgttttcactgtaaaacacttaaaaaatctgaaatattggctggattcacaagatgtttatctttcatttgctgtacaccatgtatttttcataaatgttttatgatgagtatttaggtatttcacgttgctctctgtaattattctggctgctttggtgatatttcttatggtagctgcaatgtaaaactatgatttatacctcaaatatgcacattttcgaacaaaacataaatgtattgtataacatgttataagactgtcatctgatgaagttgtttcttggttagtgactaattatatctctatttggtcggttttgtgatagctacctatgcggtagaaaaatgctgaaaatatgcggttgagtcttttgctattgtggttagctaatagaaatacatattgtgttttagctgtaaaacattttaaaaatcggaaatgatggctggattcacaagatgtgtatcttcatttggtgtcttggacttgtgatttcattaacattttattatatgatatccctgtggctttaggctaggctatgctagtcagcttttttgatgggggggatcccggatcccggatccgggatggctAGAACttctaccaacaacatggtgacatgctacagatgttaactagaactactaccaacaacatggtgacatgctacagatgttaactagaactactaccaacaacatggtgacatgctacagatgttaactagaactactaccaacaacatggtgacatgctacagatgttaactagaactactaccaacaacatggtgacatgctacagatgttaactagaactactaccaacaacatggtga encodes the following:
- the LOC120021169 gene encoding lymphocyte antigen 75-like, producing MDQTLSLLLVFSGLSILPSCLPHQFHFVNMKKTWTEAQNICRQNYTDLATIDEDMADMKKLNQNATNKYILITEYKSWSDAHSYCQQYHTDLASVRNTTERDAIKSILPDINGIYRVWIGLKKSLGVWRWSDQSGSSFKSWETFKANMADGSYQDGEFCGEVTFSSGKWKYQDCTTNSNFICYDDELVLVSENKTWSEALWHCRDLDMELVSVHNQNIQHWVQQRAKKASTPFVWLGLRYTCTLDFWFWVNGEESCYHNWSDGEGYDTIKEQCGNTGAIQRDGGQWVGKSETERFNFICSNSTGEM